A stretch of Geotrypetes seraphini chromosome 2, aGeoSer1.1, whole genome shotgun sequence DNA encodes these proteins:
- the LOC117355770 gene encoding LOW QUALITY PROTEIN: targeting protein for Xklp2-B-like (The sequence of the model RefSeq protein was modified relative to this genomic sequence to represent the inferred CDS: substituted 1 base at 1 genomic stop codon), with translation MRIVVQMSKMFRKALHGAVEAFYKRTPPRYHLRSKQREMEGPSLVKHGKLKLTNPKTPQLQTRCRQRPVTCKSTAELEAEEMEKLQQYKFRAQELDLRILEAGPILPKKPTVKSPTKPVGFDFEIEKRIQERAEKVVEEEERFVFHSRPXSTKILENVVGVPEKKALPITVPKSPSFTLTNRIRVLRQDEEKAEEVPTIKANPMPHYGVPFRPRAPENRHVELCPFSFDTRDKERQLQKQKMMEALKKKEVPKFKAFPLPDFEHISLPEKKVKIITQQEPFKLQIDERGAVKTQHWKEQIKEELKQQKEAACFKARPNTVTHQEPFVPSKENQTLAENLSGSIVPESFELATEKRARERMVFEKKIAERENQKMMQEEEERVQREEKEKEETARLRHELVHKAQPVHKYKGVEVKGSEVPLTIPKSPNYSDRFQC, from the exons ATGAGAATTGTAGTTCAAATGAGCAAAATGTTCAGAAAAGCATTACATGGTGCAG ttgaGGCTTTCTACAAGCGTACTCCACCTCGATACCATTTAAGAAGCAAGCAGAGGGAGATGGAAGGGCCATCTCTAGTCAAGCATGGAAAACTCAAACTAACAAATCCAAAAACTCCTCAACTACAGACTAGATGCCGTCAACGCCCTGTTACATGCAAAAGTACAGCTGAGTTGGAAGCTGAAGAGATGGAGAAACTGCAACAGTACAAATTCAGAGCTCAGGAACTAGATCTCAGGATTCTAGAAGCAGGGCCAATCTTACCCAAGAAACCCACTGTTAAAAGTCCTACTAAACCAGTTGGCTTTGATTTTGAAATAGAGAAAAGGATTCAAGAACGTGCAGAAAAAGTGGTtgaggaagaagagagatttgTCTTCCATTCCAGACCATGATCAACCAAAATCTTGGAAAATGTTGTGGGTGTTCCAGAGAAGAAGGCTCTTCCCATTACAGTTCCAAAATCTCCGTCCTTTACACTAACTAACAGAATCCGTGTTCTGCGTCAAGATGAAGAGAAGGCAGAAGAAGTACCAACTATAAAAGCAAACCCAATGCCACACTATGGAGTGCCCTTCAGACCAAGAGCTCCAGAGAACAGACATGTGGAACTTTGCCCATTCTCCTTTGACACCAGAGACAAAGAAAGGCAACTACAAAAGCAGAAAATGATGGAAGCTCTAAAGAAAAAAGAGGTACCAAAGTTCAAAGCTTTTCCTTTGCCTGATTTTGAGCATATTAGCCTGCCAGAAAAGAAGGTGAAGATTATAACACAGCAGGAACCTTTTAAATTACAGATAGATGAGCGAGGAGCTGTCAAGACCCAGCACTGGAAAGAACAGATTAAAGAAGAGTTGAAACAGCAGAAGGAAGCAGCTTGTTTCAAGGCTCGTCCAAACACAGTTACTCACCAGGAGCCCTTTGTGCCAAGTAAAGAGAATCAGACACTGGCAGAGAACCTTTCTGGTTCCATAGTTCCGGAGAGCTTTGAACTTGCCACAGAAAAACGAGCCAGAGAACGCATGGtgtttgaaaagaagattgctgaGAGAGAAAATCAGAAGATGATGcaagaggaagaagagagagttcagagggaggagaaagagaaggaagagacagCTAGACTCCGACATGAACTGGTTCATAAGGCACAACCGGTACATAAATACAAGGGTGTTGAGGTGAAGGGCAGTGAAGTGCCTCTGACCATTCCCAAATCTCCTAATTATTCAGACAGATTTCAGTGTTAA